The Oncorhynchus mykiss isolate Arlee chromosome 20, USDA_OmykA_1.1, whole genome shotgun sequence genomic sequence AAGCAATTaccatgcttagggtcatgtttaAAATAGCTGGGCAGGCAATTAAAGTATTTTTGCTACCATGGCTATGACCCCATCAGAAGACTATGCCCCCCTCCACAGGGAACaaatggtcactgaatggtttgatgagcatgtaAACCATATGCTATTGTCGTCTCGGTCACAAgatcaacccaattgaacacttatgggagaatCTGGAGCTGGGCCTGGGACAGCGTTTCCCACCATCAACAGAACACCCAATGGACTTTCTCacagcagaatggtgtgggaTCCTTCCAGTAGAGTCCCAGactctggctcgtggtggcccaacgctctaTTAAGACACTGttggggtttcctttattttggcagttagcgCCATGTCCACAAATAGATGAAAGGCCAAAAACAATGCATGGTTTTCATCTTATTTAATAGTGCAATTCAGTGTTTGACAATATGAACAAACAAATAACATTGAAACATACCCATCGTTCAAATGCAGCAATTGTTTTACAAGCAGCACGGGCAAAAAACTTCATACAAAGATGGCCCGGCCCAATagctacactgagtatacaaaacattaagaacacaccttcctaatattgagttgcacaccccccacccctcagaacagccttaattcgtcaggaatggactctacaaagtgccgaaagcattccacagttgtcaagttggctggatgtcgtaccgttcttgccaattcaccctctgaatgccacaagccatgtctcaaggcttaaaaatccttctttagcccatctcccccccccccccccccatctacactgattgaaatgaatttaacaagtgacatcaataagggatcatagctttcacttggattcaactggtcagtctcatggaaacaacaggtgtccttaatgttttgtatactcagtgtatagttaCAGCTCCAATTTGGTCTCAAAAAGTAAAGTAGGCCAAGAAAGGGACATTTTGGCCTGGAATGAATAGTGAAAAGGAGGCATGAAGTGGAATCAATGCACCTGTATCCACAACAGTTTCCAGCAGTCCATCCATCCTCTTAGGGCCTTCATCTACGCCCCATCGTTTTAAAGGCCTTCAGAGACTTTGCCATCATAGGTGCCACCCCTCAAGAGAAAGAAGTAGAACGTTCGTAACTTGGCCATAGCCTCATCTGTGTATTTCACAGTAAAAACAATGGTTACACTGATCAAGCTGGTTCCACAGGCTAATTTGACCGGTCTAGGATTATGAACGGCCAGACTGATGTTGATTTCTATATTTGATCTTCACAAGTACACCTACTGTATACCATTGGCATGGGTTGTATTCATTAAGAAATGCATTAAGGCACAAGCATTGACTTCTACTAGAAGTTGCTGGCCTACGACAGCTGCATGCACAAAATGGGAGAAGTACAATTTGATCCGCGTATATTACCATTAGCCTCACAAAAGGAATCAGTCCCTGGAGTAAAAAGTTAGATATAATGTCAATACAATTACACTGTTCATGAATCAGTAGTAAAGTATTGTTAACCCATTAGGTGCCAAGTGATTCTACTTACGTGTTTTTTTGCGGGAATCTTGTCCTTGGCTTGTCCCAGAGACAGTGGTGCTAGGCCTAGGAGGTTCAACATAGCAGGGTCTGGCTCTGTTTTCCTGGGCCTTGacactgagaaggagaggggcaGTGCACAGTGTTAAGATCATGGCGTCTACATTACGGTTACATCCCaattgcatacacacacaaaaatgatTTAATAACACTGTTAGAGAAACTGTAAACCATACTCAGACAGAAAAGGATGAACAAACATGTTGGAGTTTGaacaaatacgttttttttaaacGGTATGAATAGCATCAGTTCAAAAGCGCCACCAGAAATGTCTAAAACCATTTGTTGTATTGATACTGGCAAATGTATTGAGTCAAGTCTAGTGAACAATGTCTGTTGCAATGATTTGTTGCAGTGGAAAACTGAGGACAAGCAGAATGAATGACTAACCAGAATGAAACCAGTTTATCCGGCACCCTTCTCGAGAGAAAGGTATTTAATCTAGCACTACCGCGATCTTAACAGCCAGGTTATGGCTGTTTAGCAACCGTTGCTGGTTATTTTCATTTGGGGGGAGTAGAGCGTAGACCACGGGAACGAATAAACACTGTCCGTGGTCAGGTGATTGAGCAACCAATGAAAGTACAATGACATGAGTAAACCATTGAGGAGTAGAATGTCAACCATGTGTTATGATCCTCTAGTGCATACATTAGGCTCAGTATTGAGTTGTTACCCATCTTATGAAATTATATTAGGAAAACATTACAGTTCATCAAGATATTGATTAAAATTAATTTCAGTTAAAATTATAAATTATTCAAAGGATAGCAACTCCATAAGATGTATGATTGTCATACTTGGAGCAAGAATAATGTATTTTCTGGCCTATACATTTGTAAGTAGGCATCTTCGTCACCATGGTCAATATGAGAATGACAGGATGGTGGGGACAGACCTGGGCCTGTCCAGTGGGTGAGGTGGCAGTACGACACCAGTAGGTCCATTGTTCTCCTGCTGGATTCGTGGATGTCTTGCAGTTCCATGGATCTCTTGCTGAATTCTCACATTTCTAGGCGGCTTGGCAACAGAGTTAATAAACGCCATTTTCACCTGCCGGCCtgggagtgggagaaagagggaagtACGTACATTTTAGAAGACAAATTCCTATTCCACAACTAATATTAGTGAAAAGACCTACAGTAAGTAAATATGCCAACTGTGTCGAGTCTATAAGATAATAAAAATACTACCATTCACACATTAAGGAATAATTGCACTATAGCATTTAGTTTACTGTTAGAAATGGGGAGATATGAATTTTACAGAACCCCAGTCAGTGATGGGAAAGGCTTTATTCTACATAATCTCCAGCCCTACAAGGCCAGCAGAGGCCATGACAGATTGACAAGGTTTAGATTTAACCCCGTAGCCAGTCGCCCTTTAGATCTATTCATAGCCTCTGTTGGTCGGGGGACAGATGGCCAGGTCGACATTAACCCAGTGCCTGGTCAGCATTAAGGGGTAGTCTTGCTCAGATCACTTCAAAACAACTGGGCCAACTGTTGCTCAGTCCCTTTCAACCCAAGACCAGAGTTTGTAAAGTGGAGGATCTCAGTTCAAAAGGTAGCATAACTTGACGTCAGAGCATGAGCACTGTCCAAAGGCTGAATGGTAAGACATCTAGGATTACTTTTTGACCTGTCCAAGAACTTGAATGTCAAGGATTTCCTGTGAATGATGTGAAGCAATACAAAAACATGCTGAAATAGCAAACCTTTGGGTTTTCCTGAATGGGCAGAGACTATGGTTTTAGTCAGTCTTTGGAgcttcctctccctttcctcagaTAGCCTCATAtgcatctctctccaggactcgTACTCCTCTAGATGGGCATTCCTGAAGTCCCGCTGACAGTGCTTCTCCCATAAGTGATCAGTCAAGCCAACATACATCTGTCAGAGAGCACAGACGGTTTAGCTGACAACATCACGAAAACGATGTGCACGattcaatggggcagaagtcctgtgattctggatggccagatagctagcaacaatgacaagaagctgccatgtggggaatcgtaggtggctcgtGTCagcttgttcttgataccatgtcttgttgaGGTGTTGACTAATGTCATGTCTATGCTAATTTGGCAAAAcaaattgctagctagccaaccaacAACGATAATAATGTATTTGAGACATGtactcattgtgcaaatgtatttaaacattgaaatatagtttacatgttgtaaATAACCTAAGCCAACCAAGTCTGTTTTGTCCCATAGTTGCGTACGCGTCATTTTtcttgctaaacaaccaacccgtctattgGCTGATCAGTGAAAATGGCAAATCTGCTCACAGTACCCATATTTGTTACCAAACCTTACAAATCTAAGCCATCAGTATTCACAGCTATGAAGTGTCAAATTGGTGTAAGAATATTCGTTTTATTTCTTTTTATACCAAGTTGCCATGGTGAAGCTATATTACCTATGCAACACTATCAGATATACAGGAAGTACTTGCAGGTTGGCACTCAGGGGTAAAGTGATGGGAGGCCTGTCCAGCATTAACCCTTGCAGGCACAACACTTAAATCAGGCCTCCTCAAAATCAACTTAAGAATGGGATTCTTACCGGGTTGCACTCTTCAATACGAAACAGCTGATCAGGTGTACAGCGCTCTAGTACTGGCTCAAGGATTTCAAATGGGACCCCTCCGATCTCATAGAGCACTAAGAAAAGATCAGAGCTTTAACATTCTCTCCATCCAAAGGACAGCCTGCGTAAGACTGTTGAGGTTCCCTGCCTGGGCCATACTCACAGTCAATGTTGTTCTGCAGTGCCCGAATACATTGCTGGTACAAGGACATCATGGTTGGGAGAAAGGCGGACTTTGCACCAGAATAGACCTGCATCTTCCGGTTGAGTCTTTGACCAGTGAAGACCGGGCCCTCAGAGACCAAGACTTTAGATTTCTCTTCCACTGAAACAAATTACACATAACACCCCGAAAATACTTTATTTGATCATTTTTTCAACAGGGAGTCccactgagaccaaggtctaacAAGGGAGCCCAGCATTTTACATAGCAAGATTAAATAGGATTCAAGTCATGACATGCAACTACATGTTCAGTGGAGTTAGATTAATATTGTAAAGCTTGCTCAATCACAAACCCTTGGGGAAAAAAATACCACAGTTTACACTCACTTTTCCTGTCGTAGTAGTTAAAGTTGGAGAGCTCGTCATATTCGGGTAGAAATGTTGGCAATGGAATATTAAGCAAGTCCATCACAGACCCCTTCATAGCCTTAAAAAGGATGTCTTTGATCAATGTGACATTGTTGAATCAGAATGTCGCCtcaaaacatttatgaaaatatttacaaTGCATTACAACTCCATGCCAAATGTACCTTTTTAGGCAGTGAAAAATCTGCAGTCGCCGCAGGTAACTGCTTATTGGATTTCGTGCTGTGTGTCTTCACAACCTTTACTTCTTTTTCAACAGTCTTAAGTTTCTTAGGTGTTTTTTTACTGTCAGATTTTTTCTTCCTCTTAGGCGTGTTGATGTCATAGCTCAAGAAAGACTCAAAAGACATGGAGGGCACTTCGACGTCATCGCCATTCGACTTGTCCTCAATCGCCATTTTCTCTTTGGTCTTCGATATTCCCTCTTGTTTAGTCTTTTTGTCTTCATGGCAGACTTGCTTTCTTTCACTTGGTTTCCGCCTCTCTCCATTACAACCTAGGGAGTCACTCGCTGTTTTGTCTTGGTCATTGGATTTGTCAATAACTGTCCATTTTCTATCCGGTTTAGATTTTGATGACTCGTCGCTGGATGGTTTAGGACACGGCAGTGTTTCTGTATTGGAGTCTCTCCTTACCCCACTTTTCCCTCCGTTATCTGATTTGTTGTTAGATTCTTCCCTGGAAATCGACTTGGCTTTCTTGTGGCTGCTCTTAGATGAAAATGTTGTGTTTGGCAGCACAACATTTTCATCTTC encodes the following:
- the eloal gene encoding elongin A, like, with the protein product MDALDVSKKVLQLKVQLKETTESKKVLKILKKLRELDITLDILAETGIGKAVNSLRKHGDAGEAVRLLVSHWKKLVPKETLSHTEKEDASQSKLLVTDAETQNRSKEACSKIEDRSQNASEDERLKTDEDNQDGPTSRGVHLKTDEKNKGTSEKEHLKTDRNEESLETEYKNQGTSKDEHLKTEDKNQGTAEMSHLQEVDEDSSELKNDHFKSEKENKRTWKKDKDEGKKQKGTRECLMVTGKKSNWSRNSEDENVVLPNTTFSSKSSHKKAKSISREESNNKSDNGGKSGVRRDSNTETLPCPKPSSDESSKSKPDRKWTVIDKSNDQDKTASDSLGCNGERRKPSERKQVCHEDKKTKQEGISKTKEKMAIEDKSNGDDVEVPSMSFESFLSYDINTPKRKKKSDSKKTPKKLKTVEKEVKVVKTHSTKSNKQLPAATADFSLPKKAMKGSVMDLLNIPLPTFLPEYDELSNFNYYDRKMEEKSKVLVSEGPVFTGQRLNRKMQVYSGAKSAFLPTMMSLYQQCIRALQNNIDLLYEIGGVPFEILEPVLERCTPDQLFRIEECNPMYVGLTDHLWEKHCQRDFRNAHLEEYESWREMHMRLSEERERKLQRLTKTIVSAHSGKPKGRQVKMAFINSVAKPPRNVRIQQEIHGTARHPRIQQENNGPTGVVLPPHPLDRPSVKAQENRARPCYVEPPRPSTTVSGTSQGQDSRKKTRVAPMMAKSLKAFKTMGRR